One window of Fundidesulfovibrio putealis DSM 16056 genomic DNA carries:
- a CDS encoding molybdopterin-dependent oxidoreductase yields the protein MSGVVRTACTRHCGDGCALLVAVRPDGSLSVRGNPEHPFTRGFLCAKTARFGERLASPRRITTPLIREDGEFRKASWDEALGLIAAQITRLRKTPERMLHVFYYASFGLLHQASKLLFGTLGASAFSGSPCLSAGVEALKRDFGAVRQGPLTDAATADRIVNWGRNADAQSVHLAAMLSKARKRGARVLSIHPGDPGYDGLCDEQIIIRPGTDRFLAAAAAKLLLERGLSAYARKALSRCFEPQAFLELLDGWSLDSLLDACGASPEQARLLADWYAEDAPTATLIGRGLQRYAFGGENVRFIDALAMLSGQIGRKGAGVFFKQGDLGNAAWGWTQAKPGYARTFPLASLAANVALADPPVEFVWVEGMNLVTQCPDSLATAQMLRSRFTVVVEPFMTDTARCATVILPPALLFECEDVVRNDSHEYVNHSAQVLAPRGQARSNFHIAASLGAMLAPPVVYPDPEEVMDAALRKGKLKASLADLREKGWLGGPVPSTPWADGVFAHPDGLYRLPDALHLGAPAPDGFPLRLLSFVQKDHLLSQVPEDEQESPPRVFVSSGCPALAGLDQTRPALLETALGSMTVRVEILDTLHPEAVLYPRGDWLSRGGCVNRLIAGRETDMGAQVAYYEQRARLVSAPPSAV from the coding sequence ATGAGCGGGGTTGTTCGCACCGCCTGCACCCGCCACTGCGGCGACGGTTGCGCCCTGTTGGTCGCAGTGCGCCCGGACGGGTCGCTCTCCGTGCGGGGCAATCCGGAGCATCCCTTCACGCGCGGTTTCCTGTGCGCCAAGACCGCCCGCTTCGGCGAGCGGCTCGCCAGTCCCCGGCGCATCACCACGCCGCTCATCCGGGAAGACGGCGAGTTCCGCAAGGCATCCTGGGACGAGGCCCTGGGCCTTATCGCCGCGCAGATCACACGCCTTCGCAAAACACCGGAGCGCATGCTCCACGTCTTCTACTACGCCTCCTTCGGCCTCCTGCATCAGGCCAGCAAGCTGCTGTTCGGAACACTCGGCGCGTCGGCCTTTTCCGGTTCACCGTGCCTCTCCGCCGGAGTCGAGGCCCTGAAGCGCGACTTCGGAGCCGTGCGCCAGGGTCCTCTCACTGACGCGGCCACCGCTGACCGCATCGTGAACTGGGGCCGCAACGCCGACGCCCAGTCCGTGCATCTGGCGGCCATGCTCTCAAAGGCCCGCAAGCGCGGCGCGCGCGTGCTCTCCATCCATCCCGGCGACCCCGGCTACGACGGTCTCTGCGACGAACAGATCATCATCCGGCCCGGCACGGACCGCTTCCTGGCGGCGGCTGCGGCCAAGCTTCTGCTGGAGCGCGGGCTCTCGGCCTATGCCCGGAAAGCACTGTCGCGCTGCTTCGAACCTCAGGCGTTTCTTGAACTTCTGGACGGCTGGAGCCTGGACTCGCTGCTGGACGCCTGCGGCGCAAGCCCGGAGCAGGCCCGCCTGCTGGCCGACTGGTATGCGGAAGATGCCCCAACGGCCACGCTCATCGGGCGCGGCCTGCAACGCTACGCCTTCGGCGGCGAGAACGTTCGCTTCATCGACGCCCTGGCCATGCTCTCCGGCCAGATCGGGCGCAAGGGCGCTGGCGTCTTCTTCAAGCAGGGGGACCTGGGCAACGCCGCCTGGGGCTGGACCCAGGCCAAGCCCGGCTACGCGCGCACCTTCCCCCTGGCGTCCCTGGCCGCAAACGTGGCCCTGGCCGACCCGCCCGTGGAGTTCGTCTGGGTGGAGGGCATGAATCTGGTGACGCAGTGCCCCGACAGCCTGGCCACCGCGCAGATGCTGCGCTCGCGCTTCACCGTGGTGGTGGAGCCCTTCATGACCGACACCGCGCGCTGCGCCACGGTCATCCTGCCCCCGGCGCTGCTGTTCGAGTGCGAGGACGTGGTCAGGAACGACTCCCACGAGTACGTGAACCACTCGGCCCAGGTGCTCGCCCCGCGCGGACAGGCCCGCAGCAATTTCCACATCGCTGCCTCGCTTGGGGCCATGCTTGCGCCGCCGGTTGTCTATCCCGACCCGGAAGAGGTCATGGACGCGGCCCTGCGCAAGGGCAAGCTGAAGGCCTCGCTTGCCGATCTTCGCGAGAAGGGCTGGCTGGGCGGGCCCGTGCCGTCAACGCCCTGGGCGGACGGCGTGTTCGCGCACCCCGACGGGCTGTACCGGCTGCCCGACGCGCTGCACTTGGGCGCGCCCGCGCCGGACGGGTTCCCCCTGCGTCTCTTGAGCTTCGTGCAAAAGGACCACCTGCTCTCGCAGGTTCCGGAGGACGAGCAGGAGTCGCCCCCGCGCGTGTTCGTGTCGTCCGGCTGCCCGGCCCTGGCCGGGCTGGACCAAACACGCCCCGCCCTGCTTGAGACCGCGCTCGGCTCCATGACCGTGCGGGTGGAAATCCTCGATACGCTGCACCCCGAGGCCGTGCTCTACCCGCGCGGCGACTGGCTCTCGCGCGGCGGTTGCGTCAACCGCCTGATCGCCGGACGCGAGACCGACATGGGGGCGCAGGTGGCCTACTACGAACAAAGGGCGAGGCTTGTAAGCGCCCCGCCCTCCGCCGTCTGA
- a CDS encoding acetyltransferase, producing the protein MHATLGRAGREDFQALAELWEASVRATHSFLSEEDIRFFKPLMVESYLPAVELHCARDESGIIVGFIGTAGNKIEMLFVAPEHFGKGIGKLLLSHAVNDLRATAVDVNEQNPSALGFYEHLGFVITGRSPVDGAGKPYPLLHMRLP; encoded by the coding sequence ATGCATGCGACACTGGGCCGCGCAGGCCGCGAAGACTTCCAGGCCTTGGCCGAGCTATGGGAGGCATCCGTCAGGGCGACCCACTCGTTCTTGAGCGAAGAGGACATCCGCTTCTTCAAGCCATTGATGGTCGAGTCGTATCTTCCGGCGGTCGAACTGCATTGCGCGCGGGACGAATCCGGCATCATTGTGGGATTCATAGGCACTGCCGGGAACAAGATCGAGATGCTGTTCGTCGCGCCGGAGCATTTCGGCAAGGGAATCGGCAAGCTGCTGCTGAGCCATGCGGTCAACGATCTCAGGGCGACCGCAGTCGACGTCAATGAGCAGAACCCTTCCGCGTTGGGCTTCTATGAGCATCTCGGCTTCGTGATCACAGGACGTTCCCCCGTTGACGGGGCAGGAAAGCCCTACCCCCTCTTGCACATGCGTCTGCCCTGA
- a CDS encoding methyl-accepting chemotaxis protein: MMLDAQKSKIDVATRAAAETLGQLLQDVPKDKQLDFLRKAISSFRYEQDQSGYFLVIEGTTVKAHPINAALIGKDMGEVKDKQGVYFTREMEQKAKQGGGFIQYVFAKPGKGDQPKLSFAAYIPGTPYWIASGVYIDNIDEEKARIGGIITSVIRSNTTTVLVSVVAALLLIVLPATVLVVRSITRPFAQATAAAEQVAGGDYAVKLDESGRDEASKLSKALNKMAATLSGNIEKINAKTDEAHQKAAAAEAARQEAEAAIRLAEKAKSEGMLQASGRLESIVEVVGAASDHLSGQIDQSSRGAEAQAHRVAETATAMEEMNATVLEVARSASHAAETADKARRKAQDGSQVVTQAVKGIGEVQSSALELRSDMASLGKQAEGIGNVLNVISDIADQTNLLALNAAIEAARAGDAGRGFAVVADEVRKLAEKTMIATKEVGDSIEAIQAGTRKSMEGVDRAVARIDQANELVIKSGDALVEIVSLVDLSSDQVRSIATASEEQSAATEEISRSIEQVSAISAETSQVMNEASKAVSELVGQAHSLQNLIVDLQTEAGGGYLR; the protein is encoded by the coding sequence ATGATGCTTGACGCCCAGAAATCCAAGATCGATGTCGCCACGAGAGCTGCGGCAGAAACATTGGGGCAGCTGTTGCAGGACGTCCCCAAGGACAAGCAACTTGATTTCCTGCGCAAGGCCATCTCGTCATTCCGGTACGAACAGGACCAATCCGGCTATTTCTTGGTGATCGAGGGAACCACGGTCAAGGCGCACCCGATAAACGCAGCTCTGATCGGCAAGGATATGGGCGAAGTGAAAGACAAGCAGGGCGTGTACTTCACCAGGGAGATGGAGCAGAAAGCCAAGCAGGGCGGAGGGTTCATCCAGTACGTCTTCGCCAAGCCGGGGAAAGGGGACCAGCCCAAGCTGTCCTTCGCAGCATATATTCCCGGAACGCCATACTGGATCGCGTCCGGGGTATACATAGACAACATCGACGAGGAAAAAGCCCGTATCGGCGGCATCATAACCAGCGTGATACGCAGCAACACGACAACCGTTCTCGTCAGCGTCGTTGCCGCGCTGCTGCTGATCGTGCTGCCCGCGACGGTGCTGGTGGTGCGCAGCATCACCCGGCCATTCGCCCAGGCCACGGCGGCAGCCGAGCAGGTGGCAGGCGGCGATTACGCCGTGAAGCTTGATGAGTCCGGCCGGGACGAAGCGTCGAAACTCTCCAAGGCCCTGAACAAAATGGCCGCGACCCTGAGCGGCAACATCGAGAAGATCAACGCCAAGACCGATGAGGCGCACCAGAAGGCCGCAGCCGCCGAAGCGGCCAGGCAGGAGGCCGAGGCGGCGATCAGGCTGGCGGAGAAAGCCAAAAGCGAGGGGATGCTGCAAGCATCGGGGCGCCTGGAGAGCATCGTGGAGGTCGTGGGGGCTGCATCGGATCACCTGTCGGGGCAGATAGACCAGTCCAGCCGGGGAGCGGAGGCCCAGGCGCACAGAGTGGCCGAGACAGCCACCGCCATGGAGGAGATGAACGCGACGGTTCTCGAAGTGGCCAGAAGCGCCTCCCACGCGGCCGAGACTGCGGACAAGGCCAGGCGCAAGGCCCAGGACGGGTCCCAGGTCGTCACTCAGGCAGTGAAGGGGATCGGGGAGGTTCAGTCTTCCGCCCTTGAACTCAGGAGCGACATGGCCTCGCTTGGCAAGCAGGCGGAGGGCATCGGGAATGTCCTGAACGTCATTTCCGACATAGCCGACCAGACGAACCTTCTGGCGCTGAACGCCGCCATCGAGGCGGCCCGCGCCGGGGATGCCGGACGCGGCTTTGCCGTTGTTGCGGACGAGGTGCGCAAGCTGGCCGAGAAGACCATGATAGCCACCAAGGAAGTGGGGGACTCCATCGAGGCCATCCAGGCCGGGACACGCAAAAGCATGGAAGGGGTCGACCGGGCGGTGGCCCGTATCGACCAGGCCAACGAGTTGGTCATCAAATCGGGCGACGCGCTTGTTGAAATCGTGTCCCTGGTGGACCTCTCCTCGGACCAGGTCCGGTCCATCGCCACCGCGTCGGAAGAACAGTCCGCAGCGACCGAGGAGATCAGCCGCTCCATCGAACAGGTCAGCGCCATCTCCGCCGAGACGTCGCAGGTCATGAACGAGGCGTCCAAGGCGGTGTCGGAACTAGTCGGACAGGCCCACAGTCTTCAAAACCTCATCGTTGATCTGCAAACGGAAGCAGGAGGCGGCTATCTGCGCTGA
- a CDS encoding NAD-dependent malic enzyme, with protein MPMITKRGKELLGDPALNKSTAFSEQEKQTYGLTGLVPDVVESIDTQLQRVIMQLGHKATDLDRYIYLMNLLDHNETLFYKTIMSDPARFLPIVYDPTIGEACLKFGHIYRQPRGMYLSMDRRGHVREVLRNWPVKDVRFICVTDGGRILGLGDLGANGMGIPIGKLQLYTAAAGVPPGGMLPMYLDAGTNNESLLNDPLYLGMRRPRPKTEELFSFVDEFVEAVQEVFPDCCIHFEDWTGVDAMHLLARYREKCCCYNDDVQGTAGITLAGMINVCKVKGTKLKDESYLFLGAGSAGIGLSNLLCSALVEEGLTLKEAQARIHMFDVNGLLEPSRTDLADFQLPYAHPHAPMKLSDFAKAVDDFKPTTIIGVSTTGGAFNKQVVEAMSRVNERPVILALSNPTDKAECTAEQAYTWSGGKALYAAGVQFAPVSYCGKTLLPGQANNFYIFPAVGMAIYATRAKRVTDQMFIEAARGVADQVSGEQLEQGLLYPLQSNILETELKTAARVATLVFDSGLAGVERPKDVEAFVRSHVYVPQYE; from the coding sequence ATGCCCATGATCACGAAGCGCGGCAAGGAACTGCTGGGCGATCCCGCACTGAACAAGTCCACGGCCTTCAGCGAACAGGAGAAGCAGACCTACGGCCTGACCGGCCTGGTGCCCGACGTGGTGGAATCCATCGACACGCAGCTTCAGCGCGTTATCATGCAGTTGGGGCACAAGGCCACCGACCTGGACCGCTACATCTACCTGATGAACCTGCTCGACCACAACGAGACGCTCTTCTACAAGACCATCATGTCCGACCCGGCCCGCTTCCTGCCCATCGTGTACGACCCCACCATCGGCGAAGCCTGCCTGAAGTTCGGGCACATCTACCGCCAGCCGCGCGGCATGTACCTGTCCATGGACCGGCGCGGCCACGTGCGCGAGGTGCTGCGCAACTGGCCCGTGAAGGACGTGCGCTTCATCTGCGTCACCGACGGCGGGCGCATCCTGGGGCTTGGCGACCTGGGGGCCAACGGCATGGGCATCCCCATCGGCAAGTTGCAGCTCTACACCGCCGCCGCAGGCGTGCCGCCCGGCGGCATGCTGCCCATGTACCTGGACGCCGGGACCAACAACGAGTCGCTCCTGAACGACCCGCTCTATCTGGGCATGCGCCGCCCCCGCCCCAAAACCGAAGAGCTCTTCTCCTTCGTGGACGAGTTCGTGGAGGCCGTGCAGGAGGTCTTCCCGGACTGCTGCATCCACTTCGAGGACTGGACCGGCGTGGACGCCATGCATCTGCTGGCGCGCTACCGCGAGAAGTGCTGCTGCTACAATGACGACGTGCAGGGCACGGCGGGCATCACCCTGGCGGGCATGATAAACGTCTGCAAGGTCAAGGGAACGAAGCTCAAGGACGAGTCCTATCTGTTCCTGGGGGCTGGCTCTGCCGGAATAGGCCTCAGCAACCTGCTGTGCTCGGCCCTGGTGGAAGAGGGGCTGACGCTCAAGGAAGCCCAGGCGCGCATCCACATGTTCGACGTGAATGGCCTGCTGGAGCCGTCGCGCACCGATCTGGCGGATTTCCAGCTGCCCTACGCGCACCCTCACGCGCCCATGAAGCTCAGCGACTTCGCCAAGGCCGTGGACGACTTCAAGCCCACCACCATCATCGGCGTCAGCACCACGGGCGGGGCCTTCAACAAGCAGGTGGTGGAGGCCATGAGCCGCGTGAACGAGCGGCCCGTGATCCTGGCGCTCTCCAACCCCACCGACAAGGCCGAGTGCACCGCCGAGCAGGCCTACACCTGGAGCGGCGGCAAGGCCCTGTACGCCGCCGGGGTGCAGTTCGCGCCGGTGTCCTACTGCGGCAAGACCCTCCTGCCCGGCCAGGCCAACAACTTCTACATCTTTCCGGCAGTGGGCATGGCCATCTACGCCACCCGGGCCAAACGCGTGACCGACCAGATGTTCATCGAAGCGGCGCGCGGCGTGGCCGATCAGGTGTCGGGGGAGCAACTGGAGCAGGGACTCTTGTACCCGCTCCAGTCCAACATCCTGGAGACGGAACTCAAGACGGCGGCGCGCGTGGCGACCCTGGTGTTCGACTCCGGCCTGGCAGGGGTGGAACGCCCAAAGGACGTGGAAGCGTTTGTGCGCTCGCACGTGTACGTACCGCAGTACGAGTAA
- a CDS encoding serine hydroxymethyltransferase, producing MRAHRDLLEKSDPDVFATLTGEENRQRLGVELIPSENYTYPEVLAVLGSVFTNKYSEGYPGRRYYGGQEFTDRVEILARERACQVFRSEHANVQPLSGSPMNQAVYLGLLELGDTILAMDLSHGGHLTHGAPVSHMGRLFNFVRYKTGATDGAIDFDAVRELAREHKPKLVLCGYTSYPRDLDYAAFKAVADEVGAYTMCDASHYAGLVAGGVMKNPMDHGFDVMTTTSHKSLRGPRGGMILCRKELAARIDKSVFPGLQGGPHMNVIAGIAITMGKALTPEFRDYAAQVLLNTQAFAGALTSGGAQLVTGGTDNHMLVMNTQASFGLDGRVAEELLDEVGITTNKQIIPDDPNPPLRPSGIRIGTPAATTRGMKEREMERLAGWMLAVLGKPEDAALRADIRREVEAMCLTFPVPGL from the coding sequence ATGCGCGCCCATCGTGACCTGCTCGAAAAATCCGACCCCGACGTCTTCGCAACGCTGACCGGCGAGGAAAACCGCCAGCGCCTCGGCGTGGAGCTGATCCCGTCCGAGAACTACACCTATCCCGAAGTGCTGGCCGTTCTGGGCAGCGTGTTCACCAACAAGTACTCCGAGGGCTACCCCGGCAGGCGTTACTACGGCGGCCAGGAGTTCACCGACCGCGTGGAGATTCTTGCGCGCGAGCGGGCCTGCCAGGTGTTTCGCAGCGAGCACGCCAACGTGCAGCCCCTGTCCGGCTCGCCCATGAACCAGGCCGTGTATCTGGGCCTTTTGGAGCTGGGGGACACCATCCTGGCCATGGACCTGTCCCACGGCGGCCACCTGACGCACGGCGCTCCGGTGTCGCACATGGGGCGGCTCTTCAACTTCGTGCGCTACAAGACCGGGGCGACCGACGGAGCCATCGATTTCGACGCGGTGCGGGAACTGGCCCGCGAACACAAGCCCAAGCTGGTGCTGTGCGGCTACACGTCCTACCCGCGCGACCTGGATTACGCGGCCTTCAAGGCCGTTGCCGACGAAGTGGGCGCGTACACCATGTGCGACGCCTCGCACTACGCCGGGCTGGTGGCGGGCGGGGTGATGAAGAACCCCATGGACCACGGCTTCGACGTGATGACCACCACTTCGCACAAGTCGCTGCGCGGCCCGCGCGGCGGCATGATCCTGTGCCGCAAGGAGCTGGCGGCGCGCATCGACAAGTCGGTGTTTCCGGGCTTGCAGGGCGGCCCGCACATGAACGTGATCGCGGGCATCGCCATCACCATGGGCAAGGCCCTGACGCCTGAATTTCGCGACTACGCTGCCCAGGTGCTCCTGAACACGCAGGCCTTTGCCGGGGCGCTGACCAGCGGCGGCGCGCAGCTGGTGACCGGCGGCACGGACAACCACATGCTGGTGATGAACACCCAGGCCAGCTTCGGCCTGGACGGCCGGGTGGCGGAGGAGCTTTTGGACGAGGTGGGCATCACCACCAACAAGCAGATCATCCCGGACGACCCCAACCCGCCCCTGCGTCCCAGCGGCATACGCATCGGCACCCCGGCGGCTACCACACGGGGCATGAAGGAACGCGAGATGGAGCGGCTGGCCGGGTGGATGCTGGCGGTGCTCGGAAAACCGGAGGACGCGGCGCTGCGTGCGGACATCCGCCGGGAAGTGGAGGCCATGTGCCTGACGTTCCCGGTGCCGGGGCTGTAA
- a CDS encoding BrnT family toxin — translation MDIRIYVCSMRIDWDEAQNRANHGKHGLWLDDAWAVFEQPMVIAVDDRRDYGETRYAALGCLADTIVFLVYVMRGDVIRVISLRRANLKERRVYEAEAKI, via the coding sequence ATGGACATTCGTATATACGTCTGCTCCATGCGCATCGACTGGGACGAGGCGCAGAACCGGGCGAATCATGGCAAGCACGGGCTGTGGCTGGATGACGCCTGGGCGGTGTTCGAGCAGCCCATGGTGATAGCCGTGGACGACCGCAGGGACTACGGCGAGACGCGTTACGCCGCCCTCGGCTGCCTGGCGGACACCATCGTATTTCTCGTCTACGTGATGCGAGGCGACGTCATCCGGGTTATCTCGCTTCGGCGGGCGAACCTGAAGGAGCGGAGAGTGTATGAAGCGGAAGCTAAAATCTGA
- a CDS encoding Maf family protein, which yields MGIGAFRATADIVLASGSPRRKELLGSTGVEFRIVISGVDEPAADAGETPGGYALRMARMKTLDVAATCGGAYVLGADTVVAVGDFILGKPVDVDDARRMLSMLSGREHTVVTACCLIGPEGETVWEEALSSKVTFATLTEEAIAAYVATGEPMDKAGGYAIQGLGAFMIARVEGSYTNVVGLPLAEVVDVLKRNGVIVPVTV from the coding sequence GTGGGAATTGGAGCTTTCAGGGCAACGGCGGACATCGTATTGGCGTCAGGGTCGCCCAGGAGAAAAGAGCTGCTCGGGTCCACGGGCGTGGAGTTCAGGATCGTGATCTCCGGCGTGGACGAGCCCGCCGCCGACGCGGGCGAGACGCCCGGCGGCTACGCTCTGCGCATGGCCCGCATGAAGACCCTGGACGTGGCTGCCACGTGTGGGGGAGCGTACGTTCTGGGCGCGGACACCGTGGTGGCCGTGGGGGACTTCATCCTGGGCAAGCCCGTGGATGTGGACGATGCCAGGCGCATGCTGAGCATGCTCTCCGGGCGCGAACACACCGTGGTCACGGCCTGTTGTCTGATTGGACCAGAGGGCGAGACCGTCTGGGAAGAGGCGTTATCCTCCAAAGTGACCTTCGCCACACTGACCGAAGAGGCCATCGCCGCCTACGTGGCCACCGGCGAGCCCATGGACAAGGCGGGCGGCTACGCCATCCAGGGCCTGGGGGCGTTCATGATCGCCCGCGTGGAGGGGTCGTATACGAATGTTGTCGGGTTGCCGCTGGCGGAAGTGGTGGACGTCTTGAAGCGTAACGGGGTTATTGTTCCGGTAACCGTCTAG
- a CDS encoding dihydrolipoyl dehydrogenase family protein, with the protein MASDLLIVGGGPAGYDAALAAAKRGISTTLLEKEHLGGSCLNWGCIPTKFLLAAVAPKAELEGQEKMKTGSGQFFVDLPALVDRKKRHLEATRKAMAAELTKLGVEFIHGELKMIGAARSVIEVDGEPKTIDHKRCILATGSRPAWHPGLKADHDCVLNSGDILGLREIPKHLLVVGAGFIGLELAQFFSRAGSKITLVEVAPRIAPSEDEEISKALAQSFKRMGWDMHVGVTISKLESVDGQASLSLGDGRVLTADKCLLAVGRLPNSRNLMLEMLGAEVKGTAGWIHTDEHLLATPTVYAVGDVNGRTLLAHAAAHQGEWAVRHFAGEEKTPYEPGPIPGCMYGAPETMRVGLMQAEALAKGMDVTVSRSQLVANPIAQAHGATGGLVKCVWSEGRLVGVTAVGHGVASLATLSTVMVSQGWTRKQCGEMIFPHPTLDEALRSALLNPAA; encoded by the coding sequence ATGGCATCCGATCTTCTCATCGTCGGCGGCGGCCCTGCCGGTTACGACGCGGCTCTTGCAGCCGCCAAACGCGGCATCTCCACCACCCTCCTCGAAAAGGAACATTTGGGCGGCTCCTGCCTGAACTGGGGCTGCATCCCCACCAAGTTCCTGCTGGCCGCCGTGGCCCCCAAGGCCGAACTGGAAGGCCAGGAGAAGATGAAGACCGGCTCCGGCCAGTTTTTCGTGGACCTGCCAGCCCTGGTGGACCGCAAGAAGCGCCATCTGGAGGCCACCCGCAAGGCCATGGCCGCCGAACTTACCAAGCTCGGGGTGGAGTTCATCCACGGCGAGCTCAAGATGATCGGGGCCGCGCGTTCCGTCATCGAGGTGGACGGAGAGCCCAAGACCATCGACCACAAGCGCTGCATCCTGGCCACGGGCAGCCGCCCTGCCTGGCACCCAGGCCTCAAGGCCGACCACGACTGCGTGCTCAACTCCGGCGACATCCTGGGCCTGCGCGAAATCCCCAAGCACCTGCTGGTGGTGGGCGCGGGTTTCATCGGGCTTGAGCTGGCGCAGTTCTTCTCGCGCGCCGGGTCCAAGATCACCCTGGTGGAGGTCGCGCCGCGCATCGCCCCCTCCGAGGACGAGGAGATCAGCAAGGCCCTGGCCCAGAGCTTCAAGCGCATGGGCTGGGACATGCACGTGGGCGTCACCATTTCCAAGCTGGAATCCGTGGACGGACAGGCCAGCCTGAGTCTGGGCGACGGACGTGTGCTCACGGCGGACAAGTGCCTGCTGGCAGTCGGCCGCCTGCCCAACTCGCGAAACCTCATGCTGGAAATGCTTGGGGCCGAGGTGAAAGGCACGGCGGGTTGGATTCATACCGACGAGCACCTGCTGGCCACGCCCACGGTGTACGCCGTGGGCGACGTGAACGGCCGCACCCTGCTGGCCCACGCCGCCGCGCACCAGGGCGAATGGGCCGTGCGCCACTTCGCTGGCGAGGAAAAGACTCCCTACGAGCCCGGCCCAATCCCCGGCTGCATGTACGGCGCGCCCGAGACCATGCGCGTGGGCCTGATGCAGGCCGAGGCCCTGGCCAAGGGCATGGACGTGACCGTGAGCCGCTCCCAGCTGGTGGCCAACCCCATCGCCCAGGCGCACGGCGCCACGGGGGGCTTGGTCAAGTGCGTATGGAGCGAAGGCAGGCTGGTGGGCGTCACGGCAGTGGGCCACGGCGTCGCCTCGCTGGCCACGCTGTCCACCGTGATGGTGTCCCAGGGCTGGACCAGGAAGCAGTGCGGCGAGATGATCTTCCCGCACCCCACCCTGGACGAGGCCTTGCGCTCCGCCTTGCTGAATCCGGCGGCGTAA
- a CDS encoding class II fumarate hydratase, whose product MDYRTESDSLGDVQVPEGKLWGAQTQRSLEHFSIGDDLMPREMIASYAVLKKGSAQANLSLGRLSGDIAAMIETVCDEILAHKHDDMFPLHVWMTGSGTQFNMNVNEVISNRCCQLAATPLGSKTPVHPNDHVNMSQSSNDNFPSAMCIAAAVGVSGTLIPAVTNLRDGLAAKVEAWKDIVKIGRTHMQDATPLTLGQEFSGYVGLLDDNLERLNEVMRGACRLALGGTAVGTGINAPVGFAEAAVARIAALTGLPFACAPNRFTVQGSHDALVHLSGALKTLAVSLYKIANDIRLLSCGPRAGFYELIIPSNEPGSSIMPGKVNPTQCEAMAMAAAQVMAADVAVGLGGAGGYLEMNVYKPLIIFNVMKSIRVMSDCMNNFRKYLVDGMQPNVKRISEFVGRSLMLVTALSPVIGYDKASRIAHHALEHDLTLREAALELKFVTAEEFDRIVVPSKMTHPYVAQES is encoded by the coding sequence ATGGATTACCGCACGGAATCAGACAGCCTTGGCGACGTCCAGGTTCCCGAAGGCAAGCTCTGGGGCGCGCAGACCCAGCGCTCGCTCGAACACTTCAGCATCGGTGACGACCTGATGCCGCGCGAGATGATCGCGTCCTACGCGGTGCTGAAAAAGGGCTCGGCCCAGGCCAACCTCTCCCTGGGACGCCTCTCCGGGGACATCGCGGCCATGATCGAAACCGTCTGTGACGAGATCCTCGCCCACAAGCACGACGACATGTTCCCGCTGCACGTGTGGATGACCGGCAGCGGCACCCAGTTCAACATGAACGTCAACGAGGTCATCTCCAACCGCTGCTGCCAACTGGCCGCAACACCGCTCGGCTCCAAGACTCCCGTGCACCCGAACGACCACGTGAACATGTCCCAGTCCTCCAACGACAATTTTCCTTCGGCCATGTGCATAGCAGCCGCCGTGGGCGTTTCCGGCACGCTCATCCCGGCGGTTACGAACCTGCGCGACGGGTTGGCCGCCAAGGTCGAGGCCTGGAAGGACATCGTGAAGATCGGGCGCACCCACATGCAGGACGCCACGCCGCTGACGCTCGGGCAGGAGTTCTCCGGCTACGTGGGCCTTCTGGACGACAACCTGGAGCGCCTGAACGAGGTCATGCGCGGGGCCTGCCGACTGGCCCTGGGCGGCACCGCCGTGGGCACCGGCATCAACGCGCCTGTCGGGTTCGCCGAGGCCGCCGTGGCCCGCATCGCCGCGCTCACCGGCCTTCCCTTCGCCTGCGCGCCCAACAGGTTCACGGTGCAGGGCTCGCACGACGCGCTGGTGCACCTCTCGGGTGCGCTCAAGACCCTGGCCGTGTCGCTCTACAAGATCGCCAACGACATCCGCCTGCTCTCCTGCGGGCCGCGCGCCGGATTTTACGAGCTCATCATCCCCTCCAACGAGCCCGGCTCCTCCATCATGCCCGGCAAGGTGAACCCCACCCAGTGCGAGGCCATGGCCATGGCCGCCGCGCAGGTGATGGCCGCCGACGTGGCCGTGGGCCTGGGCGGGGCGGGCGGCTACCTGGAGATGAACGTGTACAAGCCGCTCATCATCTTCAACGTGATGAAGTCCATCCGGGTGATGTCGGACTGCATGAACAACTTCAGGAAGTATCTGGTGGACGGCATGCAGCCCAACGTGAAGCGCATAAGCGAGTTCGTGGGCCGTTCTCTCATGCTGGTCACGGCGCTTTCACCGGTGATCGGCTACGACAAGGCCTCCAGGATAGCGCATCACGCCCTGGAGCACGACCTGACACTGCGCGAGGCGGCGCTGGAACTGAAATTCGTCACCGCCGAAGAGTTCGACAGGATCGTGGTGCCCTCCAAGATGACGCACCCCTACGTGGCGCAGGAGAGTTAG